In the Cryptococcus neoformans var. neoformans JEC21 chromosome 1, complete sequence genome, one interval contains:
- a CDS encoding expressed protein — protein sequence MPIHTIASAFGDISTSQLIAGAATFAVIFWIKLWSGGKKCSWEREWAGKMILVVAPPTPTIITLIDQLLHLPSPPQILFLPPIQSPLPQDLLTILHTIRLSASRNPVAQLHCESLPRTPDAVRDFTKKWAAAPTGTTGADGRRIDAVVLGEGWEVRPMEPKIEGKWSVHEHQYHLLTALLPYLLRAPKERSIRIVSLVSPAWTSAIPSMAGVKPRDDIVYNTGRRSISTILLMKHFQLILDTLAAAALGAVKPVPVAGDEDEVVKKRDMSVKSNVMSVSVIMPWARTEVLKAAMVETPLSKILWILLYPFVLILTPSSQKTIQSVLFALSAPVRYEALDDTLKVKDQGKEIIDPRRSTVGGGDVVRDCAVIDVPPVLCDPALAKATYDDLEKRVEAGVKRMESKDKTKSEGK from the exons ATGCCAATTCACACTATTGCCTCGGCATTTGGAGATATCTCCACCTCACAGTTGATTGCGGGTGCTGCGACTTTCGCTGTCATCTTCTGGATCAAACTGTGGTCTGGAGGCAAGAAATGTagctgggaaagggaatgGGCAGGGAAGATGATTTTGGTGGTT GCACCTCCAACGCCCACTATTATCACACTTATAGACCAACTGTtacatcttccatcacctccacaaatccttttcctcccgCCCATCCAAAGTCCTCTGCCTCAAGATCTCCTGACTATACTGCACACTATTCGTCTCTCCGCGTCCCGTAACCCCGTCGCTCAACTGCACTGCGAGAGTCTTCCCAGGACTCCAGACGCGGTAAGGGACTTTACGAAGAAATGGGCTGCAGCCCCTACTGGTACAACTGGTgcggatggaagaaggattgaTGCTGTCGTCCTCGGAGAAGGCTGGGAAGTTCGTCCGATGGAACCAAAGATCGAGGGGAAATGGAGCGTGCACGAACATCAATACCACTTGCTCACAGCTTTATTGCCTTACTTGTTGCGAGCTCCCAAGGAAAGAAGTATCAGGATAGTCTCTCTTGTATCCCCTGCTTGGACTTCCGCGATCCCATCCATGGCCGGCGTGAAGCCTCGGGACGATATCGTGTATAATACTGGACGAAGGAGCATAAGCACCATACTATTGATGAAGCATTTCCAGCTTATATTAGATACGCTCGCTGCCGCAGCGTTGGGTGCCGTCAAGCCTGTACCCGTGGCTggcgacgaggatgaggtggtCAAAAAGAGGGACATGAGTGTGAAAAGCAACGTTATGAGCGTTAGTGTCATTATGCCTTGGGCCAGGACCGAGGTTTTGAAAGCTGCAATGGTGGAAACGCCTTTGAGCAAGATTCT CTGGATCTTATTGTACCCCTTCGTTCTCATTCTGACGCCATCATCCCAAAAGACCATCCAATCAGTTCTGTTTGCCCTATCTGCTCCAGTCCGATACGAGGCTCTTGACGATACTCTCAAAGTAAAGGACCAAGGTAAAGAGATCATTGACCCTCGTAGGAGTACAGTAGGAGGTGGGGATGTTGTCAGGGATTGTGCTGTTATAGA TGTACCTCCCGTCTTGTGTGATCCGGCCCTAGCAAAAGCTACTTATGATGACTTGGAAAAGAGAGTGGAAGCAggagtgaagaggatggagagcaAAGACAAAACCAAGTCGGAGGGCAAATAG
- a CDS encoding expressed protein: MPDLGIDNLTVVLLALLAALAIYHRFFAAPSPLVHPLLLSKQSEVSAVRKSGETGIYRSWATGQGTPLTVRPANTVKTVQDVARPPKADPKEKATRPDQRCILDVQLTDEALAEIVRLVPLGIEILFPRSSPMIASSIVTLIPPSPNSALPLLLLSLSATPHRPLAILPNPRLLTAALTGHGAHPTAGIVVVFADLLAEVVEQVWEDEGDKVGVLIIGDENKLQRSVVEEARRKGLTIHWWEEIWEMAESEMAEKIQLQNAHFSDVHSYYYSESEDPEKPVIVKVTHMNVTAGIASLLSIFPADKRPSSKLHDVVASAVRLDTPLGMTIALASIWNGAGYRMIGNQEPVFDVEDIECVEHLTALADPTKDLPKPTILFITPKYHRALLDSLQFSYEAHPWASLAALHKARDLSHGHVDRDGIWDKILWSGMRENVVGGVAGRKLRAVILVGDAPSPTALGASHLLLSLPLTRLHPSLYSSGPVFVSHFYDLQSPGVNHVLKQVDMWESTEKSHSGPPASNVEVMLKGEDVDEAHDRGDKWIEGRVFIRGPSILERVDGGGRVQDGWVDTGEHAKVQTNGTFIVNGLAK; the protein is encoded by the exons ATGCCGGACCTTGGAATAGATAACCTCACCGTCGTGcttctcgcccttcttgcAGCACTCGCGATCTATCATCGCTTCTTTGCTGCTCCATCACCTCTGGTCCATCCGCTTCTGCTCAGCAAGCAGAGTGAGGTTTCCGCTGTCAGGAAAAGTGGTGAGACAGGTATCTACAGATCATGGGCTACGGGACAAGGCACTCCT CTGACTGTGAGACCCGCTAACACTGTCAAAACCGTCCAAGATGTTGCCCGACCTCCAAAAGCAGAccccaaggagaaggctaCCCGACCAGATCAACGATGTATCCTCGATGTACAA CTCACTGATGAAGCACTTGCGGAAATTGTTCGACTCGTACCTCTGGGTATCGAGATTCTTTTCCCTCGCTCATCGCCCATGATCGCGTCTAGTATCGTCACCCtcattcctccttccccaaaCAGCGCTCTTCCCTTGTtgctcctctctctttcagcCACGCCACATAGACCTCTTGCTATTCTTCCGAATCCAAGGCTTCTAACCGCTGCTCTCACTGGCCATGGCGCCCATCCTACGGCAGGCATTGTTGTTGTCTTTGCTGATCTGCTTGCTGAAGTTGTTGAACAAGTCtgggaggatgagggcGATAAAGTGGGTGTACTTATcattggagatgagaaCAAGCTCCAGAGATCTGTTGTAGAGGAGGCTCGAAGGAAGGGGTTGACTATACATTGGTGGGAGGAAATTTGGGAGATGGCTGAGAGTGAAATGGCCGAGAAGATTCAGTTGCAAA ATGCACACTTTAGCGATGTGCATAGCTACTACTATTCAGAGTCTGAGGACCCCGAAAAGCCGGTCATTGTCAAAGTCACTCACATG AATGTCACTGCCGGTATTGCATCTCTGCTCTCGATTTTCCCCGCAGACAAGCGACCTTCCAGCAAGCTTCACGACGTCGTTGCTAGCGCTGTCCGCCTTGACACCCCCTTAGGAATGACTATCGCCCTTGCTAGCATTTGGAACG GCGCCGGATACAGGATGATCGGTAATCAAGAGCCTGTTTTTGACGTAGAGGACATTGAATGTGTCGAACACCTCACTGCTCTTGCGGACCCCACTAAAGACTTGCCCAAACCCACCATTTTGTTCATTACACCCAAGTACCATCGCGCTCTCCTCGACAGTCTTCAGTTCTCTTACGAAGCTCATCCTTGGGCTTCTCTTGCCGCGCTACACAAGGCTCGAGACCTCAGCCACGGACACGTGGATCGTGATGGCATCTGGGACAAGATTCTTTGGTCGGGGATGCGCGAAAATGTCGTGGGAGGCGTGGCTGGTCGAAAGCTTCGTGCCGTCATCCTTGTCGGGGACGCACCATCCCCAACTGCCTTGGGAGCTTCgcacctccttctctctctcccgctCACTCGtctccatccatcactCTATTCCTCAGGTCCCGTTTTCGTGTCTCACTTCTATGACCTTCAATCCCCAGGGGTAAATCATGTTCTCAAGCAAGTCGACATGTGGGAATCCACCGAGAAGTCTCATTCTGGTCCTCCAGCGAGCAACGTGGAGGTGATGTTGAAAGGtgaggatgtggatgaggcGCACGACAGAGGGGACAAATGGATTGAAGGGAGAGTTTTTATCAGAGGGCCGAGTATCCTGGAAAGAGTCGATGGTGGTGGGAGAGTTCAAGATGG GTGGGTCGACACTGGTGAACACGCCAAGGTCCAGACAAATGGTACTTTTATAGTAAACGGACTGGCAAAGTAG
- a CDS encoding endoplasmic reticulum protein, putative, whose translation MGLLHLLAVAGGIAAFLFVTLSLASGLLWLAELIEEHSKYAKTVGMRAIYAIIGLHIVLYFTDNLPITPILFSITCHFVYLSNFSSSWPLISLTSPRFILSCILVVGDHFVWFFHFAAVAQEAKDYRVPKYRYGGQQAKAAGNNPSFGDVAAFFAVCVWFVPLYLFLSLSANDNALPSFDSSAPPSPSSSHVNLGSPRLHAHADRKHATSLIKSALLPLLSLLPSIRSRSRVRNPEGLIAPRSPSKSSPLPSPALQAPNYYPWGTEEKPMSSPGFITPHRSMTPLGGPKTPPPPRRTQSELQISTRGNSHSGPRAEEGMRKVSVGRPAGLASSTNLAPATGGETELSKRKAD comes from the exons ATGGGTTTACTCCACCTCCTGGCGGTCGCCGGCGGTATCGCTGCGTTTCTCTTCGTCACACTCTCTTTAG CGAGTGGGCTGTTATGGCTGGCTGAACTCATAGAAGAACACTCTAAATATGCAAAAACTGTCGGTATGCGGGCCATTTAT GCTATAATTGGCCTGCATATTGTTCTTTACTTTACGGACAATCTCCCAATCACCCCCATCTTATTCTCTATTACCTGCCACTTTGTCTATCTTTCAAacttttcatcatcttggcctctcatctctctcacGTCCCCCCGCTTTATCCTTTCCTGTATCTTGGTCGTCGGCGACCATTTTGTCTGGTTCTTCCACTTTGCTGCTGTAGCTCAAGAGGCAAAGGACTATCGCGTGCCCAAATATAGGTACGGAGGACAGCAAGCCAAAGCTGCAGGCAATAACCCTTCGTTCGGGGATGTCGCTGCATTTTTTGCCGTTTGCGTGTGGTTTGTCCCACTTTACCTGTTCTTGAGTCTTAGCGCGAATGACAATGCGCTCCCTTCGTTTG ACTCATCGGCAcctccatccccttcaAGCTCCCATGTCAACCTCGGTTCCCCCCGTCTCCATGCTCATGCCGACCGCAAGCATGCCACATCTCTGATAAAATCTGCTCTGCTGCCATTGCTCTCTTTACTCCCCTCTATTCGCTCTCGATCACGAGTACGGAATCCGGAAGGTCTCATTGCTCCTCGCTCCCCTTCAAAATCTTCACCTTTACCTTCACCCGCATTACAAGCGCCAAATTATTATCCATGGGGCACGGAGGAGAAACCCATGTCTTCACCAGGGTTCATTACTCCGCATAGGAGTATGACACCCTTGGGAGGACCGAAAacccctccaccgcctAGGAGGACGCAGAGCGAGCTGCAAATATCTACGAGAGGGAACTCGCACTCTGGGCCACGggcagaggaagggatgagaAAGGTGTCAGTCGGCCGGCCGGCAGGATTGGCGTCATCGACAAATTTGGCGCCCGCCACCGGAGGTGAGACAGAATTATccaagagaaaagcggACTGA
- a CDS encoding mitochondrion protein, putative: MSHHPTAKEVDRTYHPKGYGMSPSLARARKPFILTNVLIGGTIVAFALGVYAYSISAVQQDDFSDVEDLLPPIEERKKIRSIEDEAREQKAFQSVASVLPTNRNLPLATSTPASPSKAIPEAPLAETAAAAPKTSSSWVPIKRLGDVEWIKKRGWVDGKGNVLVWGAPDVDRIGRVGDAVSSKKLV; encoded by the exons ATGTCCCACCACCCTACCGCCAAGGAAGTCGACCGAACCTACCATCCCAAGGGCTAT GGCATGTCTCCCTCCCTCGCGCGTGCCAGGAAGCCGTTTATCTTGACCAATGTCCTTATCGGAGGAACTATTGTTGCATTTGCCTTGGGTGTCTATGCCTACTCTATCTCTGCAGTGCAGCAGGATGATTTT TCTGATGTCGAGGATTTGCTGCCTCCTATTGAGGAGCGAAAAAAGATCCGATCTATTGAAGACGAGGCTAGAGAACAAAAGGCCTTCCAGTCGGTCGCGTCTGTACTTCCTACCAACCGCAATTTGCCCCTTGCTACTTCCACCCCTGCTTCGCCGTCTAAAGCTATTCCCGAGGCGCCTCTCGCGGAAACGGCCGCCGCGGCTCCAAAGACTTCCAGTAGCTGGGTACCTATCAAGAGGCTCGGAGATGTCGAATGGATTAAAAAGAGGGGATGGGTCGACGGTAAAGGAAATGTGCTTGTCTGGGGAGCGCCTGACGTGGACCGGATAGGAAGAGTGGGTGACGCTGTCAGTTCCAAGAAGCTGGTCTAG
- a CDS encoding protein-vacuolar targeting-related protein, putative, whose translation MSNLEKSLFQLKFTAKSLQRQAKKATKDEAAEKNKLKQALAKGNTDGARIYAQNAIRKKNEGLNLLRLSSRIDAVASRVETAVTMRSVTNSMGSVVKGMDKAMESMNLERISLVMDKFESQFADMDVQTSYMESTMSDTTAMATPQDQVDSLMLQVADEAGLEIQHGLGEAKVPAKEPTLGEASKEEDSNLAERLRALRPAT comes from the exons ATGAGCAATTTGGAAA AatccctcttccagctcaaA TTCACGGCCAAGTCCCTCCAGAGGCAGGCCAAAAAGGCCACCAAGGACGAAGCGGCCGAGAAAAACAAGCTGAAGCAG GCTCTGGCCAAAGGCAACACCGACGGTGCCCGAATCTACGCCCAAAACGCCATCCGCAAAAAGAATGAGGGGCTCAACCTTCTGCGCCTCTCTTCTAGGATCGATGCTGTTGCCAGTAGAGTGGAGACGGCGGTAACGATGAGATCGGTCACCAACAGTATGGGGAGTGTGGTCAAAGGAATGGACAAGGCGATGGAAAGTATGAACCTCGAACGG ATATCACTTGTCATGGACAAGTTCGAGTCTCAATTTGCCGATATGGACGTTCAGACTTCTTACATGGAGTCAACTATGTCGGACACTACAGCTATGGCGACTCCTCAAGATCAAGTAGATAGTCTCATGCTGCAAGTGGCGGATGAAGCGGGTTTGGAGATTCAGCACGGATTGGGAGAAGCCAAGGTGCCGGCCAAGGAGCCCACTTTGGGAGAGGCATCCAAAGAGGAGGACAGCAACCTAGCCGAAAGGCTAAGGGCTTTGAGA CCTGCTACATGA